In Lolium rigidum isolate FL_2022 chromosome 3, APGP_CSIRO_Lrig_0.1, whole genome shotgun sequence, the genomic window GAGAACAAGAAGACAAGCTTAACAGCGAGGATCAACATAAGGGCCCTGGCGATGCTTCTTGCGGCTCTAGATGCTCGAAAAGGAACTCGCCTTCTTGTACACGTCGACCTGGAAGCCGTCATAGACAGGGGTGACGACGAGCGTGACGTCGACCTCAAGCTCAATCTTACCAGCGAACTCTCTCCAAGACTTGATGAAGCCGATGCGTTCAGCCTTTCACTAGATCTGCACCTTGTGCTCGCCGCGCTCGCCCATGTACAAGGTCACCTTCAGTGGCAGGCCATTGTTTTTGAGCTTGTACTTCTTGATCAGGAGCTGCtccatggcggacggcacgcgacGAGGGCACAAAGTTTGTGGCTCTCTAGCTGCATGAAGAACGCAGGCAGCCGATGCCTGGGACCGTGCCCCGGGTTAGCAGGACGCCCGACGTGAACCGTAGGCTCGGTGACCTCCCGGTGGTCTTCCATGAACCCTTCACTGGCGTCCCGAAGCTGCACCCAGACGGCAATGTTCTGTGCCTCCCCTATGGGCCCGTCCGGGAATGTTTCCAGGAAGAGTCAGTTTTGCAGATGCAATGCAAATGACAAGAGTGAGCTGTAGTTGGCATGGTGAGATCCAATGGCATGCTTGTCATTTCCATGTCGATGCACAAGTTCAACATCACAATGCTGATGCACAAGCTCAACATCACCATGCCAATGACAAGCTCAACATCACCATTCCAATGGCATTGCCATGTCGGCGCACATTGCCAATGACATGAGTCGGATCTACATTCATCCTACTCATCATGCCATTCATCCTACTCATCATTGACATGATTATGACTAACATGCAATGCTTTCTGACTAACATCCAACCCACATTGATATCAATCCGATCTACATTGACATCAatccgacaatgggatggagatcaaGCGGGCCCGTCAGAGGAGGAGGCCGCGCTGCGGCGCCGGCATGTGGTCCACGAGGTCACACACCAAAttcaggaggaggcggaggtggagccgGAGCAGCGATCGGGGGACGGGGTGCTGATGGAGCAGACGGTTGCCGGCGAGTACGGAGTCGGCCGGAGGGCGGCGACGCAACAttgggagaagccggacggggctGGCCCCATGGCATCAGCGCGTGCATCGGAGTAGAGGCGAACCTCGTCGGAGACTCCATCTCCCGGCTGGAGCCTTTTGCACCTGCCACCATTGTCGCCGCCCTAGCTGAAGCAAACCCTAGGTTGCGGGGCTGAAAAACCCACATCGCGGGATCCACCGATCGAATCCCGGTGGCTTGTGGTGCGGCCACGCCCATCCCGACGGACCTCGGAAGCGACCGGAGACAACCGATTCAACACCAGTACTCAACCGGGATCGATCTACGCCGCCGCATCGCGGCCGTCTGCCTCGTACTCCCGGACGATGCGCAGCTGCACAGGGTTTGGCCGGTTGACCGTAGGGCCTGCTCGGGATCCGTCAGCGCTGGGGCCAAAGGAAGCGAAGGAAGCGAGGAGGCCATGGGCGGTGGTTGATGGGACGTTGGCATGTGTCATTGGGGGAGTtgaatggagagagagagagagagagagagagagagagagagagagagtggagtgAACCGGTGACTGGAATGGGGAGAGAGGGCCGAGAAAACACGGTGTCTTCCGTGCTTCACTACATGTGCAACCATTTCACACCCGCGTGCAAAATTCGACGACAACGGAACAAGCTGGCTGGATACGGCTGATTCAGGCATTGCTTCCGAACCTATCCCATGAATGCTTTAAGAACTAGTTGGATCACAACACGAAAGGTCTTCCGGGCAACAAATCACCCATTTTTTGCTAGCATGATGCTAGCCAAAGGACCTGTAGGCTACCAAACCGGACCTAGTTGTTTTTTCCCACCTATACTCGACACGAATCTACCCCATGCGTCAAACATCTACGTTCTGGTGGCTTGATGGGGAAAGGCAAAAACATACGTCTACCAAGTGAAGGCAGCGAACGGTAGTATTCCAGCTGCAGTCACGACAACCACCGAGTCATAGATAAATGCTGCTGCTGGATCAGCTTAGTTTTAAGGatctcacggtatgattgctgcactcccatggagctctcacagcgctttggattttgggccgtccgatcgagctgacgtggcgcgatctcggccgtcgTTCCGTTCAGGGCGTTGAGGCCCTCCCacagacccactttttatccacGGGTCCTGTGAAGCCCGCTCGGCCCAGACTCTCCCGTCGCGCGTCCCTCTAGCCAGCCGCCGCTCGCAATCCCCAATCCCATCGCGGTCGATTCGCCTCCTCCCCCCCACCTTCTTCCTCACGCGCTcagcctccacctccggcctgtcTCTCGAGCTTCGTATCCTCCACCCCCATGTCCTTCTCCTCTACCACGTTGAAGATCCTTGCTGGCGGGAGGTGCACGGACCACCACCGCCGCACCGCCGAGCTCCGCCATGGAGTTCCATGGCCCGCCGCTGATGGAGACGGCGGCGAGGTGGCCTTCACCGATCTCCTCAACGCCAGCGACATCTAGGCGGAGGGGATACGAGCAGCGCGTGGATCTGGGCAACCTCCAAGGATAGCGAGGCAGAGAGGGAAGGGTGAGGAACTTACAACCCTTGGCTCTCTGATTCTGAAATTTGCCCAAATAGATTACGCTTTCTTAAGTTTCTGGTTTGTAGGTCTACATTTTATGTTCTCTTGGCGTGTGTTTTTGGCTTTGGATCTTTTCCTGATCAGTTCTAACCATTTTTAATTAGGGTTCAGATGAGGAGCTCCGAAATGGCCCCACAACAGCAGAGTTGAAGCATTAAGGTAGCTATTATGGCCCATCCACCGCCGTAGCTCCTCTTCAGCTGCAGATACGGTGATATCTGGTACCTGATTGTACAAGAGCAGCTTGGCCATAGTAATGCTTCCTTGTTCACCATATTAATATTGATGCAATTGACACATTACTTCAATAGGTCTACAACAAATACAGGCTCTTTTCTGTATCACAAGAGAAGCTTATCCGTATTCCGGAAACGTCGGTTCTACTTTCTTATGTGACCTCCATCTCTCCAGCTATGGAGCTAATTTAATAGGCCTCAATTAAATAACGAGGGAAGGTGATTTCAAACAGTACCCCACTGTAAGAGTTTCATTGGATCAGAGTTTATTTCAGTATAACCATGGATATGAGATTATTTTCTGTATTTGTTATTTGCAGTGACTTTCCCTATGTTATTCTTGAATGTGGCTACAGAGGAGCTGAAGATGCGATATGTCATGTCGCTGCAAGATAGCTGTTTCGTCTTCAGATTTTCTGTCAGTGTAATTATTGGGTATGACAGGCTAGCAACTAAATCTCTGTATGAAAGGGAATCTGACACCCATAAACCCGCAGGTATGATTTCGTAGTCTTGGCCAACAATCATAACATTTGGATTGATTCCCTATACGAAAGGGCTTTTGTGAGGTTAGGCAGAGAACACAACGATTATGgactgcttttattttcattcagGTTTGGACTGTTTCTCTAACTGCGACACTCGCCCGCCTCCATCTCCAGTCGCCCATGCACACAACCAGTCGACAATTCATCCAAGCAAGTGATTCCATAAATTTCAAATCTAGGATGAGGTCAGTATTGCTGCTCTTTTCATCTTAATTCCATGTTAACCCTTCTCTCCATCCCTGGTTCTCTCACAACGTGTTATTTATTGATGGTTTCTTTAGGCATATAATAATGCTCAGTATTCAGGCATATGAAACTGCATCTTACGCATGTGAGCCATTCAAAGCTGATACAAGGTGATACTATGGTGATGGAGGATTTCATTTGTTAGGTTTCAGCCTTGCTTTGTTTGGTAATTTAGCTTTTATTTACGAATGCAGTATGCATGGTATGCTGCAGGTGAGCCACGCAAAACTGGAATGTCTCTTTCGTTTGCTGATACATTCACTAAACTGGTGATAAGCTTTCCTCATACAAGTGGTAATGTAAGGTAAACCTGATTTAGATACATCACTTCTGAGGTATTTTTTCTTAAATAACATGAGACAACAACCTTAGAATTTAGTCTAGACATTACTTTTGATTCACTTCCAATATTTTTGGATTATTTTCTTTCACAAATGGAAGTGCGTGCCAATTCCTTTTAATTAATACATATTGTCTCTACATGGTAGAACGGTATTTATTTTTGGAATATATACTGTTCTTCGTGCTCTTGATTCCAGCAAATTTTTCCTTCCTTTTAGTTTGTTTTGCGCATCTTTCCTTATAGGTTTGTACTTTGTCTCGGAAGTTGTCTGGTTTAAGTTACCATCAAAAGTTATTATCAATCCTCCATTTCCCCTTAATCATGTATGATTATAGCCTTTCGCATGTGGCACTGAAGATGATGGTTTATAAACCTTATGGATCGACAATTATATGTAATTGTGTTTCTGTAAGCCAGGGCTTCTAAATGATCTGGCGCAaacaataatttttttttcaaccGGATGTTTGGTTTATTGTACATTTATAATATTTTctcattctttttttttcttagaaAAGGTTCTCAGTTTTTATAAACTATGGATCAACAGTTATTTATGTGTTTCTGTACATCGGGCTTCTAGATgatcttccctagagaataattttTGTTCCAGCTTGATGTTTAGTTAATTGTGCATTTATAATAGTTTTTCATCCTTTTTAGTAAATGTTCTCAATATTTCGGCTGAATGTTTGGTGTTGGCCTGTGGGGATGAAAGCAGTTGGGACAGGGTTGAGAACTAGGAGGAACTTGTTTTTTAGTATTTCTCAGATATGTCCATATCTCGGCCATTTCTTCTTAAATGTATGTTGGTCCTTCTACATTAAAATCACTATTCACTATTATTACTGACACCACCACCTATGAGATATGTCGGTTTGCAGGAGCTTCCTCTTCATTCACCTAGGTGGCGACAAAGTTCATTTCCAATGATTTATGTAGCGTATTGTTATACGTTTGGTATTTATCTGAGAAGTTACGGTTTCAAATTTTTACTTGGGTTTTCATGCCTCAAAATTAAGTTTAGAGAAGGAATTTGACACCATTGTAtactatttagttgatacctACGAGAAAAGGAATTTGGCACCTTTGGTATGCAACATGTAATGAATTTACATGTTTACTGTTTAGTTGAAAGCTTAGTATTATCAATCCTAATAGAATACACTTAGTCCTATTTCTTCTAATTATACTTATGATATTCCGGATCCATGGGAACACAAATTTTGATGGGCAATGTACAAATCTTTTTGCACACCACATGTTTCCCTGTTCTCCTCCACTTCTTTCTCTGTTCAGCTTCAAGTTTAGTTGATCTTTCAAGTACATATGTATCTCTGAAAAAATGATCTAGATTCTATTAGATATACATGCTCCTAATAATTATATATTGATTTGCCAGAGGCATCCATTTGACTGAGCCATGTTGGTATCCTGGTACATTGAGTTTGATACCTTCACTCCTGCAGCCAAGAGAGGGCTGCCAGTCGCAAGGATTATGAGACACATGCTCCCGCAGGCGATTCTTGCTTGTGCGATTGACGATGAATCGATAATACTATAATGAGCAATCACCATGTAGTCGATTTTACAGACGATGGCAACAAGGTGAATGAACAGGTTGGGTTTTAGTGCCCATCTTAGTAGAAAATTTGCTTACAATTCTATGGAGAACTTTAATGTTTGTACCATTTACCGGAGGAGTGCAGAGTTACTGCCATACTGGAGGATGGGCGGAAATTTTTAAGGTGATCTTTTGGTTGGTGCAGATGGCAAGGTAGTGTTACTTGCCTTGTCAAAATAGGAGCAAAGTTGAATTTTTTGAGGTTTTTTTAGGATCCTGAATTGAGATTTTCTTAAACTGATAAGTGAGGAAGTTGCTTTTTGAGCAAGCACAAGTATCTTATTCGGAATATATTTGCTACACTCGGAATTGCATAGTTTGTGCCTCCCGATATTGACACGAGTAGGGTATGTAGCTAGGACCAACAATGAGTATTATTGTTTCATTTGTTACAAAATATACTAATGCGCTCATCTTCTTCTCGTTGAAGGTACCATGTGTTCCTTGATCACAAACAATATTTCGTCCCCTCGGATGTTGGTGGTGGTAAAATGCAGTGGTACACATCTCAAAAGGAACCAACTGGTGGTACTGATTCCGAAAATGATGAGTGCCCAGGATGAAGATTTCAATCGATTAAATGAAAGAAGGTATAGCTTGAAGTGAGCACAGCAGGTTGATGATGCAGCATGGAGCAAGCAACACTTGTTGGTTATGATTACTTTTTTGACGATATAGCATCGTAGACCTCGGTTCTCGATAATCTATGAAAAAGCAAGAAGGTATATGGTATCTTGCAAGCAAACTTTGACTGTTCATCATATTTTGTCACACACACCTTGTTAGACTCCGATTTTATACTAAAAGAAGTTCGGTGTCCAGAGAAAGAGCAGTTGGTTGTTATTAGTTTTAGCCTGCAGATTAGTAAGCATATTGTAGCTGAGAAAAATTATAACTAGAAAATGTTGTCTTTGTATTTCTGCTCAAAAGATAGTATATGGCACACCAGCTTGCCAACTACATCATCTGCAGATTTCGTGCATGGTGATGCTTAACGGCATCCTTCGAGCTCCTTCGGGTTGATTCAAGTTAATGACTCGAACACACTTGTATTCTAGAGGTCCCTTTACCTTGTCCATTTTGCTGGCCTTACATTCAATACTCGGATTCCGTAGAGCAATTCCAGCCAACGGTGAATTTATATATTGGTGCTTAGAACTTGGTTGTTCCATGCGGACATTAAAAGTAACAGTAGTATCTGTCTAGATGTCCCGAAGGAGCTGCGCAGTTCTCCATCGACCATTCCAAACCGTAAGAAGCATCAATTGTGCTCCATTGTATTTAGATTAGATGAAGAATGTTTTCTTAACATTTTTCTGAAAATCTCAATGCTGAAACACATTTCATGCAATACTGGAACAGGTTGATTATCTGTTTATACGGTCCATGGTACCACCAACTGCCAGCAACGTACATCTACTGCAGATTTTGGAGATTGATTTATGGTGATGTTTCACTTCTTCCAGAGCTTCAGTTCTTGCTTAGCAGGTTCACCTATCGAGCAACTCAAGCTAATGAATTGAGAATTCAGATTCGTGAGTCCCTTTGCCTTGTTCATTTTTCTTACATTTCATTAATTCATTACTTGGTTTCCGCAGAATAATTACAGCTGACAGTGAATTTGGACGTTGGCATTCAGAACTCGGGTTGTTCCATCCAAACTATGACAATGACGAAAGCTAGCATCTAACTCGAAGGAGAGCTGCCCAGTTTTGCATTATCAACCATTTCAATGGTAAGTAAGCCAAGTGGTGATTTACATGTTTAAAGAAGTTATGTTACATGCGAGTGAGTGTGGCATGTTAGATGACTCAGGTTTTTGGTACTGATTTGTTTCATGCATTTGGTGGCATCATCATGCAGGTGTTCCCCTGCCTCTCGACCCCGAGGAGGAAGTTAGTATGATTCAAAAGGAATACATGCAGACTGCAGGCGTCCAGGGCGAGCcctgccacctcctccaccaTGCCTTTCCAACCTTGGCCACCGCTCCTGCTCTGGCGCCTTGCCGCCTTCTCCTCTCCATGGGTGGGCAGCATCCATTCACAAGCACAGGAATCTTTTCAAGCTGCGTCGGTAGAAAAAACACCTGACCGAGCAGCGAGAATGGAGAGTTCAATCAGATATTATATCATCGATGGAATGAAATGCCAAGGGCAATTTACTCGAAACGAGCATCAGAATGGAGAGTTATGCACTTGCAACTTCGAAAACAAGTTGCCCCGCAGTCCAATTTTCTTCAACTTCTGAAGATCTCGCCTGATAGTTAACTAGGAAAGATCAAGTTCCCACGAACTACACCTGCAAAATAATTCAGATTGTGATATGAGCTATCTTTAGGAATATATGTATTGTCAGCACAGGAAACTCAGCAAACCTACGAACTATCATTTGCTTTAAAATAAAGTAACGTGATACAAATAAATTCTTAATTGTACACATGACCATCATTTTACCACCTAGACGATAGGCTGGAAGTGGAGAAGTTTACCCCTATGGGATGTCATGAGGTTGCAGCACTAATGAAAGGTACcgttgttaatagcatgttcgatTCTTTTTTATGGCTTTTGCAACACAAGGTGTTATCACCGATGTCCGGTCGACTAATATGTGCAATTTCATGTTGGTTTCGGTAATTACCTTTGCACTGCTGCCTATGTTGTTCTCTAAGCTTATTATAAAGCAATTTACAAAATGTTTGTCAATGTGAAAGCAGGGGGCGCACACCAAGAGGTGATCTAAATTTACCACTATGTTTGTAACTTCGTTTGCTTTATCATAATTTAATTATACAGATAATTCGTTTGTAAAACCTACGAATTGTATTATTATATTACCAAAAAAATCGTTGTTATATAAATAAACATTGGCACAAACCTCACAAGAGGTGATTCTAAATTTACTGCTCTCGTTTGTAACTTCGTCCGCTTTATCATAATTTAATTATACATACAATTC contains:
- the LOC124701941 gene encoding uncharacterized protein LOC124701941, translating into MKGNLTPINPQVWTVSLTATLARLHLQSPMHTTSRQFIQASDSINFKSRMRHIIMLSIQAYETASYACEPFKADTSMHGMLQVSHAKLECLFRLLIHSLNW